A section of the Castanea sativa cultivar Marrone di Chiusa Pesio chromosome 12, ASM4071231v1 genome encodes:
- the LOC142620714 gene encoding uncharacterized protein At4g02000-like — MCRNFEIRAAGDNIALFAFKLEADVEKVLHGESWTYDQHLVALEHYDGQKPVHGLPFSLLTREVALSLGATLGTVIKPADYSEMQGGNFVRVRVVVDITKPLSRGRLVTWECDKEGWVSYCYERLPNLCYWCGSLTHDDKDYVVWLSSRGSLLTEDQQYGPWLRAPQFSGAKKSVVEVLGFDKPESEV; from the exons ATGTGTCGAAATTTCGAGATAAGGGCAGCCGGCGACAACATAGCCTTGTTCGCTTTCAAGTTGGAGGCGGATGTGGAAAAGGTTTTGCATGGAGAGTCGTGGACATATGATCAACACCTGGTGGCTTTAGAACATTACGATGGTCAGAAGCCA GTCCATGGCCTTCCTTTCTCTTTATTGACAAGGGAGGTTGCTCTGAGTCTAGGGGCGACACTGGGAACGGTGATCAAGCCAGCGGACTACTCAGAGATGCAGGGAGGAAACTTCGTACGAGTCCGTGTAGTAGTGGATATTACTAAGCCGTTGAGCAGGGGGCGACTGGTGACATGGGAGTGTGACAAAGAAGGATGGGTTTCCTATTGTTATGAGAGGCTACCAAATCTATGTTATTGGTGTGGTAGCCTCACCCACGACGACAAGGACTACGTGGTGTGGCTGAGCAGCCGAGGCAGCCTTTTAACGGAGGACCAGCAGTACGGACCGTGGCTTCGAGCTCCTCAATTCAGCGGTGCAAAGAAATCTGTGGTGGAAGTCCTGGGTTTTGATAAACCAGAGAGCGAAGTATAG
- the LOC142620715 gene encoding G2/mitotic-specific cyclin S13-7-like: protein MAIIAKLLGCFKNKVHHHTDNNNVALDQEQEESMYAFYKRIETQNQLSTDFLSFQPQVSVDVRNSPVGWLTSLHFSLDLLQPTLFLAVNIVDRFLSVEVVSSEHDLKQVAIVALVIACKFEENWSPTALTLMEEDEDGYGSTYYSQQQINAIEKNILQKLGWKLLVPTIHSFLVEIFKSCGYCDQEFKDMAFFFGEVALNDYHATISYSPSTLAVSAIYAAMCVLKKSRGSKRRFLNTNQSYSKGEVTFCARRLQRLASVATTGKLMRTLAEKYSDQILIFTSQ from the coding sequence ATGGCTATTATTGCTAAACTCCTGGGTTGTTTTAAGAACAAAGTGCACCACCATACCGACAACAACAACGTAGCACTAgatcaagaacaagaagaaagtATGTACGCCTTTTACAAACGCATTGAGACCCAGAATCAACTCAGCACTGACTTCTTGAGTTTCCAACCTCAAGTTTCTGTGGATGTAAGAAACTCTCCGGTTGGTTGGTTGACGTCCCTCCATTTTTCTCTTGATCTTTTGCAACCGACTCTCTTTCTCGCCGTCAATATTGTCGATCGTTTCCTCTCTGTTGAGGTTGTGTCGTCTGAACATGACTTGAAACAAGTGGCTATTGTTGCATTAGTCATTGCATGTAAATTTGAGGAGAACTGGTCTCCTACTGCTCTTACTTtaatggaggaggatgaggatGGTTATGGTAGTACTTATTACAGTCAACAGCAGATTAATGCCATCGAAAAAAACATTCTTCAAAAATTGGGGTGGAAATTATTGGTTCCTACCATCCATTCctttttggttgaaattttcaaatcttgTGGGTACTGTGATCAAGAGTTCAAGGATATGGCATTCTTTTTTGGTGAAGTGGCACTTAACGATTACCATGCTACTATCAGTTACTCTCCATCCACACTGGCTGTCTCTGCCATTTATGCTGCAATGTGCGTGCTAAAGAAAAGCCGTGGTTCCAAGAGGAGATTTCTTAACACCAATCAATCTTATTCTAAAGGAGAAGTCACCTTCTGTGCTAGAAGGCTTCAACGGTTGGCGAGTGTGGCAACCACTGGGAAACTAATGAGAACCCTTGCTGAGAAGTATTCTGATCAAATTTTGATATTTACATCCCAATAA